The Archocentrus centrarchus isolate MPI-CPG fArcCen1 chromosome 5, fArcCen1, whole genome shotgun sequence genome contains the following window.
CAGCAGAGTGCACGCATCAAACAGGTGTTTGAAAAGAAGAACCAAAAGTCGGCTCAGACTatccagcagctgcagaggaagctggagcactACCACCGGAAACTTCGAGAGGTGGAGCACAACGGCATCCCTCGCCAGCCCAAAGATGTTTTCCGAGACATGCACCAGGGGCTGAAAGACGTCGGAGCCAAGGTCTGtcttctttaaatgttttttgctGCTAAAATCTGGTCTCTTgggatttatttaaatgttttaaataatttcattttcatagCTTTCCAAAGCTTTGTGATCATCCAAGTTGTTTTCATGTAGCATCATGTAGTTTGTCAAGCAAAAGTGTAACCAATAAAATTATTAGTAGCTTATTCTTAACCAAGTAAGACAAACCTCTGCATTAAGACTTGGGCATTGTGGGAGTTACTTAAAATACATCATACTCACAAATACTGCATACTTAGTGCATAATACTGTCGTAATACTACATAATAAGGTTTGTCAGAGCAGTCATTGTTCTCACTGTTGAGATTCTTGAAAAAGACAGCACTCTGTTGGCTGATTGGTAAAATCTGTGACTAGACGTAGGGGAATACAGTAGAAGTGCTTACTGTGTAATACCCATATTAATTATTTGTATCATAAACTTTTATAAATTTTCTTTGATCAGGTTTCAGGTCACCTGCCACTTGACTTGATGCTTTAGTTTTTGTACAACCTGCCCACTGTTAAGAGGTAGAAgtacataaacataaataacaCACTAGTTATTCTGCCAGTGTCATAAATCCTCAAGTTCTCCAGCTGATAGTGTTGCAGTGAgatatttttgtcctttttacTCTAGGTTACCTGATACTAAATATCATATAGTCTCACTCTGTGGCTACACTGATCACATGCTGAGTGGATGCTGCAGCATCTCACCTGGTTTAAACAGTTTTGGTCATTTTATTGAGAGTGTGAGTGCAGTAGTGCACATTAGCCACATAGCAAAAGTAAAACCAAACTagtcctctgtttttttttttttgtttttttttttacaaatatttattttagattaaacatttttattagtgcTTACAAGCTGCTTAGTTACTGCAGACCTTCCACAGTCTGCTATAGAGCCAACTCGACAGGAAAGCTCCTGGTTGGAACTGCCTGGGGTATTTTTGTGTGgactctgcatgttctccctgtgcttgtgtgcatttgctcctcccacagtccaaagacaagcctgttgggttaattggtgattcaaaATTGTCCCTAGGTGTGAATTTGTGGTTGTCTGTCCTTTGATGGACTGTTGAGCTGTCCAGGTGTACTCTATCTTCTGACTCATGTCAGTTAAAAAAGGGATCATTACCCCCACTGCAGATGCCAACTTTCCCTTCAACAAGAACCATATGAAAAACTTGAAAAAACAACAGTTAAAGGTCAAATTTTTGTTTGAGATTGACCCGGTCCTACACAGAACATACGTACGCTGCAGACATAGCCAATAAAAAGCTGCATTTCCTGGGTGTGTACTCTCTGCGAACTGTCCAGATACACTTGGTGTTTAATGTAGGAAAGCCTTTTTACAGTATATCATGATAGCATCCTGAGTACTGACCCGATCCTGCTTCACTACAGGTAACAGGAGGCCTCTCCAGCTTCTCTCAAGCAACCCATTCTGCAGCTGGAGCTGTGGTGTCCAAGCCGAAAGAAATAGCTAACATCATCCGCAACAAGTTTGGCAGCGCTGATAACATTGCTGCCCTGAAAGACTCTCTCGATGAAACCCAAGGAGATGAGGGCATTGGCCCTGGGGGAGCAAGGGCCCTCGGAACCGGGCCCTTGCCATCCAGCCCAAAGTATGGCAGTGATGATGACTGCTCTAGTGCTACTTCTGGTTCTGCGGGAGCAAACAGCACCCCTGGTGCTCCAGGAGGCCCCCCTAGCTCCAAGGGCAACACCCTTGATCATGCACAAGCCTCAGGCTTTGATGCTATACTCCATGAGATCCAAGAGCTTCGGGAAAACCAAGGTCGGCTAGAGGAGTCCTTTGAAAATTTAAAAGCCCACTATCAGCGTGATTATACTATGATCATGGAGGCCCTGCAAGAGGAACGATACAGGTAGAGTTGTCATATACTCTGCAGTGTAGTAGTCAGTTTATATAGAGGGACTTGTACCGTTTggaaaatgtgttgttttgcaCTGTTTTGCAGGTGTGAACGTTTAGAAGAACAACTGAATGACTTGACGGAACTACACCAGAATGAAATTTTGAACTTGAAACAAGAACTAGCCAGCATGGAGGAGAAGATTGCCTATCAGTCGTATGAAAGAGCGCGAGACATACAGGTGAGCTTTGCTAAAATGAACATGTGTGCTGTTATTAGAGCTCTTTGACTGAGAGTTTTGTCTCTTAACTTGCAGGAGGCACTGGAGGCTTGTCAGACACGCATTTCCAAaatggagctgcagcagcagcaacagcaggtgGTGCAGCTGGAGGGTTTGGAGAACGCCACGGCGCGGACTCTTCTCGGAAAGCTAATCAATGTGCTGCTGGCTGTGATGGCAGTCCTTTTGGTGTTTGTGTCCACGGTGGCTAACTGTGTCGTCCCCCTGATGAAAACACGCAGCCGCACGCTTTCCACGTTGCTCCTCGTAATTATCCTCGCCATCTTCTGGAGGCACTGGGAGGCTATTTCAGAGTATCTGCATCGCTTTCTTCTGCACCCCAGATGACCGGGTTGGAGAAAGCACATTTAGGTGATTTAGATATGAAGTGACCGGAGGTTTGAAAGCGATCATAAAGGAAGGACACTGGCCTGTACGGGGAGTTGAATCTCAATAGTCCTACCTTTTCCAGCAGCTTCTCAAAACACTCAGGAGGATTACAAAGCTGTCACTTTGCCACTCTCTGAAATACGTTTTGAGAAGATTAAGAGGATACGGAGAGAAAAGGCTGGATGTTTGACATTGACTTTCTAACTTCGGTGCAGTTGTGGCACGAGCATACTGTAAAGGGTGAACGGAGCATAGTTGAAGGAGGGGCTGAGAGAACTGCACACTTGATTTCTCTCTTCTGAGTGaatttgtttacatgtggaaAACTTTTCACTGTTTCTCCACAGAAGAAAATATTATTCATAGTTTTATTACTTTTCAGCTGATTCAAGTGGTATTGTTTTGAAGTTACTGCTATTTTTAATACAACTGAttgatggatttttttattttctttttaacagtaATGAGCCTGAAGTGTTCTGCAGAATTAGtcgctctcgctctcttttttttctatgttttatttcttctgGTCTTgtgattctattttttttcagtctgcttTTCATTTCCCCTTTGCTCTATCTTTTCAGATTTCAGCTTGTATGACCaactcttcttctctctgctcaCTACACTTTAAAGTACAGGGTGCTTGCACATCAGCTACATTGCTCTGGGTCAAATGGGTGTGGGTTCTTGTTTCTACTGGATGTCTGAAGTCAGTAACACTGGTTATGGCACAACCAGGATATTGCCATCATGGAATTTTGTGTTCGGAGTTGCAGTCATGCAAACTGGACCCTACAATCCTGGTGGCTTTTCCAATGCAGAAGAATCATCTATGAACTGAATTAACATACTTGAAGAGCGGTTAAAGTGCTCAAAGACTCAGTGCTTCCGTACTGTTTCTATTAGTGACAATGAAATAGTAAGACTtttagttgatttttttttttattttttaattaaagataaataaatttgttgttttaaaaagtcTAACTTCTATTGCTCCTTGGTCACCTATAAAGATCTACATTGGGAAAAAGGTTTTTTATGCAATTATTCACAGTAAAGAGGGTTAATCACAATGAAAACTAatggaaaaacaagaaaaagtgcTGTGGTTATAAAACtggacatgatagcatcacacagctgctgcagatttgtcggctgtaCATCCATGACgggaatctcctgttccaccccATCCCAAAGGAAACCACTTTGAGATGATTTCAGTTTGGTGTGTTAACCTGcgggaagcagccatcagaaggtggacacggtcagcaacaatacccaCATAGGCTGCGGTGTTGCTCGGTTGgtgctaaggggcccaaagtgtgccaagaaaatatcccccacaccattacaccaccagcagcctgaaccgttGATATAAGACatgcttttaaattatttacaccAAACACTGTAAACTACCTCTGAATGCCACAATGGAAATCTAAACTCCACAACCAAAGCCACATTCAAAGTAAtgtaaatcacctttctttcccattctgatgctcagtttgaactacaGCAGGTCGGCtcgaccatgtctgcatgcctaaatgcactgaggtGCTGTCACATGACTGGCTGAttgatatttgcattaaagatCAGTTAAACAGGTATACCTGTGGATGGTGATTGTATACTCGAGCAGTTATTTCTTAACCTTTTTCATCTGGTCAACATGGCACTGATAAAAGGGGCTAGAGTGTGTAGAAAGTAAAACCACAAAGTCAACAGATGCACCCCACACAGTCCCATaaaatctgtcattttaaagACTTCTTTCTCTGAGGATCATGGATGAAGGTGAGGTTGTGCTGGGAACTGCCTCCTCTGCTTCAGACCTTTGACCCAACCTGATTTAGAGCTTTCCTCTGCTGAAGTGGCTTTCAGTGAATTACCGCAGGTTTTAGCCTGATTCTGTCTATTTTACATTGCTAAGCAACATGAACGTTGGCCAGTGCCGTTAGCCGCCGACGGTTTACTGGATGTACGGCTTTGATTTAGCCAAAGTTTAATAAATACCTGTGAGGAAACAGACGGTGTCATTTAAAGCAAGGTAAGCATGTAGCGAGCAATACAACACTACACAATCTGCGAAAAATAATTTTCTTGCTACATGAAAATGTCGGGTTAGGCTCGTTATTGTCGTGTAAACACACACCGTCATTAGGTGTGGTCACCCTCTTTAAATAATGgctaaatcattttttttaattaaagttttcttttttgccgatattttcagtgtttggttcagttatttgtcttttctgaaaaacgtGGAAAAATGagttaggccattattttaagaggtcTGAGGATGTAAGTTTACAGACCACCGCCAgggggcagcagcagcacaggaggTACAGCGTTAGGTTATTTGGGAAGATTATGtagcttttttctgtgttttggtttctccagaaaaaaaaatattgtgccCAAGACTATCTggattttattagaaaaaaaaatgaagcaagtaAAGACACTAAAATGAGATGCTGTCCGGTAGTCTCATACTCCTCTCACACTCCTTTTGGTCTTATAACTTGTAGCTGTAGAGGGTGGGAAGTAAATATAGTAATATAGTAATACATTTAATAACTACATATACACAGCTGACAaatttgcagcaactgtgtgatgctatcatgtcaatatgcaCTAAAATctgtgagaaatgtttccagcaccttgttgaatctgtgctgtGAAGAATTACATCAAGAGTACTCGCAAGGGGTATGTAAATAGCTGATGAGTGTAGATGAACATAATAATTGTCAAATGCTTCATGAATTCTAGAaatcttattttttattattactattatttttttttacatttccttcTGTCATGAAGTGATACTGACCGGCTGTGATGATGGTCTTGGGGGGACAGTCCAAGTCAGAAGTCCTGAGTGCATTTTTTATTCTGTCTCAGCCATTTTATCAACATAACTTAAACACTGACATAAAGATcaaatatgattttttaaaattatgcataCTATCTACATTAGAttataaccacacacacacaaactcatatGTAGAGCTCTAAATTGAGAAGTTAATCCTTTTAGCATATATGGTGTGCCAAAACGAGTTTTTCTTTTAGAAGAATTTTTGGCATGTTCTAAAGAGGTTTTAGCTGGAGATAAATGAAAGCATTGGatttaaattcttcattttaaaacagttttgttaATATAGATCTCACCTAATTAAATATAGtagatatttgtattattttattattttaaataacagGTTTGATCAGTAAGGTCACACAGATTGATtgctttatactgtattttGACAAATCGTGCCTACGTACAGTGTGTAGTCACCCCACAAAGGCCCATTTTGAGCCAGGATAAATTTTCAGgttacagcagcaaatctgttCAGCATGCTGTCAATCAAATCCAATGAGTAACAAACCGGAGGCATCTACAGCTTCTTTCAGTCCACcttctctgctgctgtggtgcACACTGAGCAAAAATTCTCCTTCCTCCACAGCAACATTGGCTGCACTCAGAACACTGCAGCTCTGAATGACATGGATGAAAGCCAGGGAGAGGAGGGTACTGACCCTCAGGGAATAATGACCCCTGGCACTGAACAGCTGCAATCCAACCTGGATTATGGTAGTAATGATGAAAGTCCTAGTGCTGCTGGAGGAACCAGTGAAGGATCTACTGGCTCCAGGGACTGTACTCCTGACCACACAAAGGCCTCAGCCTTTGATGGCGTACTCTCTTACATCCATGAGCTTCAGGAAAGCCAAAGACAACTTGAGGAATCCTTTGAAAGCTTAAGAGACAGCTACCAGCAAGACTACAGTTTGATCTTAGAGGCCCTTCAAGAGGAACAGAGCAGGTAGCATATTACTCTATAGCACGACGTAGGGTGAAACCATCTCCAGTTTTAATGCAGTGTTATGTTTTGCAGATGTGACTATTTAGAACAACGACTCACTGATGTGACAGAACTGATTCAGAAGGAAGTTTGGAACATGGAAAAAGAACTAGCTACCAAAGAGAAGTTTGCTGATCAGCCTTATGATACGCAAGATTTTACTGTAAGTCTCAGAACATTTTGAAATGCAATGACAAGAGACGTTCCAGTAATTAAATGTGATGATCCAGCCTGTGGCCTCAGCTTGGTCATTTGAGCACTTAAATTGTGTCTCTGGCCTGTAGGAGGTGCTGCAGGCCTGTGAGACACGTCTCTTCaagctggagcagcagcagcagcaagaacaGACGATGCAGCCAGAGAGATGGACAAATACCACACATCTACTTGGAAAACTAATAAATGTACCACTAGCCATTATGGCTGTCCTTTTGGTGCTGGTGTCCAAAGTGGCCAGCTGTGTGGTCCTGTTTGTGAAAACATCCCGTCGAATTCTTTGCACACTACTTTTTCTGATCCTTTTGTCGTTCCTGTGGAGGCACCAGGAAGTCATTTTAGACCATCTGTTTCTATTTCTGCACTCAGCATCCTGGAAATGAGAAATAAACTGGATTCAGACACCACTCTGACATCTTTATTCATCTAGTAGACCAGGCCGTGAAGTAACATTTAAACTGAAGGATTCACTCATAGGACATGAATCCACATTTTATAGACCAAGGATCATCACAGAACTTATGAGTGAcccagaagcagtctgcattcccaggtgcttgattttatacacctgtggccgtggaagcgATTGGAACACGTGAATTATTTGAATGGtagagtgaatacttttgacaattTAGTGTCCATAATGCTGCATGCCATTTAGTGGAAGCCATTGACCAATCCCTCTGCAATGGGAGATTATGGGCTCTGAAACACATGCAGAGTACAGATATTCAGGCAAAATCTGTAACTTGGCAGTCATATTAAATTTATGCACAAGTTCAGCGCCTGTTTTTGGAACAGCATTATAAACTTGCAGTTATAATGCAAGTTAGACCCTCAGTATTCCCCCTGTTACAAAGGCAGGGGGTTTGAAGTGAATTATGAGCCGATTGTCAAAGTCACCACATTTGCAATGCTAAGGTGCAGTTAGCGTATATATTCAAGAGAAAGGTACTAGAATATGCTCCAATGTCAAGAATTTAAAATGCACACTAGTTTTGAGATTTTATTTGACAAATGTTAAAACAGTCTAGAATCATAAGTTCACTCTGCAGCCTTCATCCCCTCATTTCCCATTTGATTTAGAAACAGGGATGGTACTGTCTGCTTTGGCAGCCTTGGCTCTTCCAGTCTTTGCCGCCTTGGTTTTCTTTGCTTTAGTTTTGGTTGCGTTAGAGCTTTCCTCACCATCCCCAGTTACTTCAGCTTTTTTAGCCTTTGGCTTCTTTGCTGGAGCAACCTTTGATGTGGTAGCTTCATCCTTCTTTGACCTTTTGGGAGGCTTTGAGTCCTGAAAGGTGACGAAGGAACACATAAGAtaaaggtgcattttttttcctcctgaatATTTAAGGACACATCAAATCTTATGCATTTGGAAGTAAACTGACATGCCCAGCATCCACAGGATAATACCAgcccccacctctcaccctaaAACACGTGCCTTCTCACCTCTTTAGACTTGGCCTGTCCGTTTGCAGCATCCTTCGTGGCACCTTCAATAAGTTATAAGTTAGACACCAAATAAGAGCTTAAATTACTGGTCAGTCACTGTTCATTCATACCCGCTTTGCTGAGCTTCTTGGCTCCATCCTTTGCTACTTTCGGCGATTTTTTCATACTAGCCGCCCCGTTTTCAGCTTTCGGCTTTGTCTTTGGTgcgagcttaaaaaaaaagaggataacTATCAGATATTTGACGCCCTCCTTCTGGACGCAGCTGCAGATTTAACATCTTACCCTAAATCTTCGTGTGCTTGTAGTCATGTTGGAGTT
Protein-coding sequences here:
- the tmcc1b gene encoding transmembrane and coiled-coil domains protein 1b isoform X1, translating into MDQGSSEQSPEEPDAGGRAEPEVGRRASESEHGLSKITHNALENMGALGHGLKQFFQPQRRRSSVSPHDSASSCTSAPPSEPTDVGSEVGDTPASSALPLDSDTPATSAPPAALSRVLQQIRGPPMIKRGTSLQSRRSKAGVTGDPPQKGSPQIHRRSTHEALLQAGRPRSSSTTDTPSSSPALADMLLTSGYHSTEEPDKLDRYDGSAPAVSPNALPYGADGYDVVDSTPDPQRTKQAIAQLQQKILKLTEQIKIEQTARDDNVAEYLKLANNADKQQSARIKQVFEKKNQKSAQTIQQLQRKLEHYHRKLREVEHNGIPRQPKDVFRDMHQGLKDVGAKVTGGLSSFSQATHSAAGAVVSKPKEIANIIRNKFGSADNIAALKDSLDETQGDEGIGPGGARALGTGPLPSSPKYGSDDDCSSATSGSAGANSTPGAPGGPPSSKGNTLDHAQASGFDAILHEIQELRENQGRLEESFENLKAHYQRDYTMIMEALQEERYRCERLEEQLNDLTELHQNEILNLKQELASMEEKIAYQSYERARDIQEALEACQTRISKMELQQQQQQVVQLEGLENATARTLLGKLINVLLAVMAVLLVFVSTVANCVVPLMKTRSRTLSTLLLVIILAIFWRHWEAISEYLHRFLLHPR
- the tmcc1b gene encoding transmembrane and coiled-coil domains protein 1b isoform X2, with translation MIKRGTSLQSRRSKAGVTGDPPQKGSPQIHRRSTHEALLQAGRPRSSSTTDTPSSSPALADMLLTSGYHSTEEPDKLDRYDGSAPAVSPNALPYGADGYDVVDSTPDPQRTKQAIAQLQQKILKLTEQIKIEQTARDDNVAEYLKLANNADKQQSARIKQVFEKKNQKSAQTIQQLQRKLEHYHRKLREVEHNGIPRQPKDVFRDMHQGLKDVGAKVTGGLSSFSQATHSAAGAVVSKPKEIANIIRNKFGSADNIAALKDSLDETQGDEGIGPGGARALGTGPLPSSPKYGSDDDCSSATSGSAGANSTPGAPGGPPSSKGNTLDHAQASGFDAILHEIQELRENQGRLEESFENLKAHYQRDYTMIMEALQEERYRCERLEEQLNDLTELHQNEILNLKQELASMEEKIAYQSYERARDIQEALEACQTRISKMELQQQQQQVVQLEGLENATARTLLGKLINVLLAVMAVLLVFVSTVANCVVPLMKTRSRTLSTLLLVIILAIFWRHWEAISEYLHRFLLHPR
- the LOC115780758 gene encoding transmembrane and coiled-coil domains protein 1-like codes for the protein MDESQGEEGTDPQGIMTPGTEQLQSNLDYGSNDESPSAAGGTSEGSTGSRDCTPDHTKASAFDGVLSYIHELQESQRQLEESFESLRDSYQQDYSLILEALQEEQSRCDYLEQRLTDVTELIQKEVWNMEKELATKEKFADQPYDTQDFTEVLQACETRLFKLEQQQQQEQTMQPERWTNTTHLLGKLINVPLAIMAVLLVLVSKVASCVVLFVKTSRRILCTLLFLILLSFLWRHQEVILDHLFLFLHSASWK
- the h1m gene encoding linker histone H1M isoform X2, encoding MPPKKPAAASAEPSDSSSSEEPAYARTDKKSDAAPHPSTAIMVEEALQALDSRKGVSSHAIQKFITEKYPSVDPVRLKTLVRKNLKKGLETGTLVKPGNSNMTTSTRRFRLAPKTKPKAENGAASMKKSPKVAKDGAKKLSKAGATKDAANGQAKSKEDSKPPKRSKKDEATTSKVAPAKKPKAKKAEVTGDGC
- the h1m gene encoding linker histone H1M isoform X1, producing the protein MPPKKPAAASAEPSDSSSSEEPAYARTDKKSDAAPHPSTAIMVEEALQALDSRKGVSSHAIQKFITEKYPSVDPVRLKTLVRKNLKKGLETGTLVKPGNSNMTTSTRRFRLAPKTKPKAENGAASMKKSPKVAKDGAKKLSKAGATKDAANGQAKSKEDSKPPKRSKKDEATTSKVAPAKKPKAKKAEVTGDGEESSNATKTKAKKTKAAKTGRAKAAKADSTIPVSKSNGK